The genomic interval AGTCCTCTGTACATTGCGCTGTTTTCATTCGGGAGCAGGGGGACATCACCGAATGGCCTGTCTGCCAGCCTCATAGTATCGCTTGATGATCCTATGGCACTTATGAGTACCGGTTTTCCGGAAAATGATTTTGCAACTTCCTCTGATGCCAGTATAGCGCAGGCAGCACCATCCGACATCAGGCAGATATCCAGCATCCTCAATGGGGTGGAAACAACAGGAGATTTTAATACATCATCTACTGTAATATTCATAGGTGCCTGTGCAAATGGGTTATTGATGGCATTTCGGTGGTTTTTTACCGATACCATTGCCATCTGTTCCTCTGTGGTACCGAATTCATACATATGCCTTGTTGCCATTAAAGCGTAATATGCGGTATAGAAACCTCCCAGTGGATAATCGAAATTTGCATCGCTTCCCAGAGCTATTATATCGTTTCCCCTCCAGGTTCCAACATGTGACATGTTTTCAAAGCCATATGCAAGGCATGTGTCCATATTCCCCGAAGCGATTTCTTCATAGGCGGTTTGAAATGCAAGCCCCCCTGTGGCTCCACCGCCTTCGATTCTCTTGGATGGCTTTCCTGCAAGCCCGATAAAGTCATTTGACATGGCACCTGCTATTAACTGCCCCTGTAGATGGTCAGAGAAGTATGCAGATACCGAACCATCTATGTCTTTTACACTCATGCCTGCATCCTTTAATGCGTAATCAAAAGATTTTTTGACATTAAGCCTGAAATCTTCCCTGAAATTTGATTTAACAAATTTTGTCATTCCTCCAGCTATCATATAGACTTTTTGCGATTTATTTGACACTTTTTCCACCCTTTCCGTATTTTTTTATTAAGGCCTCACTTATTACCTTTTTCCTGATTTCATTGGTTCCTGCGCCTATTGTTAGCAGTATGGAGTCCCTGAACACACGTTCTATTTCAAAGTCTTTTATGTAACCATAACCGCCAAAAATTTGCAGGGCTTCCCTTGCTATGTATTCCGATGACTCGGATGCATAAAGTATTGCGGAGGCAGCATCCAGGGAATCCATCCGGTCTTCCTGCACCCTTTTTAGAGCTTCCATGGCAAAAAGACGGGAGGATTCAAATTTAGTATACATGTATGCAAGTTTCTCCTGTACCAGCTCAAAATCACTTATAGGCCTGCCGAACTGTTTTCTCTCGGACGCATAGCCTATTGCAAGATCCAGTGCCCTCCTTGCTATTCCTATTGAATTGAATGCAAGTACAGCCCGCTCCAGGTTTAAGCCGCTTAACAATACATTTCTTCCCCCATTCAGTTTTCCTACTATTCTGTTCTCCGGCAAAATAATATCATTGAAGAATATTGTTCCTGTAGGTGAACCCCTCATGCCAGTTTTATCGAACTCCTGGCCCCTGGAAAATCCCCTGTCAGAGGATTCAACCACAAATGGAGTTATGTTTTCCCCGGTTCTAGCATAGACAAGAAAAATATCTGCATATGGGGCATTTGTAATGAATGTCTTGCTTCCATTCAATATAAAATTTCCTTTATCCATTGTTGCTGATGTTTTCATTGAAAGTGCATCCGATCCCGATGAGGGTTCTGTCATTCCAAGTGAGCCTACGTGTTCCCCGGAACATAGCTTCTCTAAATATTTCTCACGCAAGTATTCTGACCCGTTCCTGTAGAGATTGTCCAGGCACAGGTTGCTGTGCGCCCCATATGAGAGCCCTAATGAACCTGATGCATAGCTTATTTCCTCCTCTATGATGGCCTGGGATACGTAATCTGACCCTGATCCACCGTATT from Ferroplasma acidiphilum carries:
- a CDS encoding thiolase C-terminal domain-containing protein, producing MIAGGMTKFVKSNFREDFRLNVKKSFDYALKDAGMSVKDIDGSVSAYFSDHLQGQLIAGAMSNDFIGLAGKPSKRIEGGGATGGLAFQTAYEEIASGNMDTCLAYGFENMSHVGTWRGNDIIALGSDANFDYPLGGFYTAYYALMATRHMYEFGTTEEQMAMVSVKNHRNAINNPFAQAPMNITVDDVLKSPVVSTPLRMLDICLMSDGAACAILASEEVAKSFSGKPVLISAIGSSSDTMRLADRPFGDVPLLPNENSAMYRGLKYPGVHSFRAGRLAAKMAYDRIGIKNPEKEIDFAELYDAYTSAEIQAYEDMGFCPYGKGGKFIEEGNPELDGSLPVNMEGGLQASGHAIGATGIMQAVYAFWQLQGSMQKHMGNGKLQVKPPSRGLIHSHAGTGAYEAVTIMEAV
- a CDS encoding isovaleryl-CoA dehydrogenase — encoded protein: MKDEYIMIQQSAKEFAEKEIIPVAAKMDRENFFPRELFRKMGKEGYLGVTIPEQYGGSGSDYVSQAIIEEEISYASGSLGLSYGAHSNLCLDNLYRNGSEYLREKYLEKLCSGEHVGSLGMTEPSSGSDALSMKTSATMDKGNFILNGSKTFITNAPYADIFLVYARTGENITPFVVESSDRGFSRGQEFDKTGMRGSPTGTIFFNDIILPENRIVGKLNGGRNVLLSGLNLERAVLAFNSIGIARRALDLAIGYASERKQFGRPISDFELVQEKLAYMYTKFESSRLFAMEALKRVQEDRMDSLDAASAILYASESSEYIAREALQIFGGYGYIKDFEIERVFRDSILLTIGAGTNEIRKKVISEALIKKYGKGGKSVK